A genome region from Vibrio tapetis subsp. tapetis includes the following:
- the rbsB gene encoding ribose ABC transporter substrate-binding protein RbsB, giving the protein MKKIATLISAAVLSASVSVSAQAQDTIAIVLSTLNNPFFVTMKDGAEAKAEELGYKLIVLDSQNDPSKELSNIEDLTVRGVKAILINPTDSDAVSNAIRMANRAKVPVLTLDRGASRGDVVSHIASDNVIGGEMAGHFIAETVADNAKVIQLEGIAGTSAARERGEGFMNAVKASKLELVASQPADFDRTKGLNVMENLLAANPDVQAVFAQNDEMALGALRAVQASGKDIKIIGFDGTEDGIAAVNRGKLAATVAQQPDMIGALGVATADKVLKGDKVDAYIPVALKIITK; this is encoded by the coding sequence ATGAAAAAGATAGCGACCCTAATCTCTGCAGCTGTACTTTCTGCCTCTGTTTCTGTGTCTGCACAAGCGCAAGATACAATTGCAATTGTACTGTCTACACTCAATAATCCATTTTTCGTTACCATGAAAGATGGTGCGGAAGCGAAAGCTGAAGAGCTTGGGTACAAATTGATAGTGTTGGATTCGCAAAACGATCCAAGCAAAGAGCTATCAAATATTGAAGATCTGACGGTTCGAGGCGTTAAAGCGATTTTGATCAACCCAACGGACTCTGATGCGGTTTCTAACGCGATTCGTATGGCAAACCGCGCTAAGGTGCCAGTACTTACTTTAGATCGCGGTGCAAGCCGAGGTGACGTTGTGAGCCACATTGCTTCTGATAATGTAATCGGTGGTGAAATGGCGGGTCACTTTATTGCGGAAACGGTAGCAGACAACGCGAAAGTGATTCAACTAGAAGGTATTGCCGGGACTTCAGCTGCACGTGAGCGTGGTGAAGGTTTCATGAACGCTGTAAAAGCAAGCAAATTGGAACTAGTGGCAAGCCAGCCGGCTGATTTTGACCGTACTAAAGGTCTAAACGTGATGGAAAACTTACTGGCTGCTAACCCTGATGTACAAGCTGTTTTTGCACAAAATGATGAAATGGCACTGGGCGCGTTACGTGCAGTACAAGCATCAGGTAAAGACATTAAGATCATTGGTTTTGATGGTACTGAAGACGGGATTGCTGCTGTAAATAGAGGCAAGCTCGCTGCGACAGTAGCACAACAACCAGACATGATCGGTGCGCTAGGTGTTGCTACGGCCGACAAAGTTCTTAAAGGTGACAAAGTGGATGCATACATCCCGGTAGCCCTGAAGATTATTACTAAGTAA
- a CDS encoding MFS transporter translates to MSNQSSSSLLKKRRFLPYFITQFFGAFNDNIFKNVLLLFVAFASAQALPVSSNLFINLAAGLFILPFFLFSATAGVLADKYEKSWFIRKVKLAEIGIMLLGAIGFITQSYLILLLLLFLMGTQSAFFGPVKYALLPQHLKKEELVSGNALVETGTFLAILLGTLGAGIIASSDNATYVAAACVILFAVCGYIACRFIPKADATAPDTKFKWRPVSQTKHTIAIAKQDKVIHQAILSISWFWFLGASYLTQFPNFAKLHLNGSESAVSFLLALFSIGIAIGSFICDKLSKNKVQLGIVPIGSFGISVFGMLLAVTVPSTIPELSGFIDFISYPELWPVFGSLLMIGVSGGIFIVPLYTVMQTKAKETERAQVIAANNIYNAIFMVGSAILGIVCLSVIELSILQLFLILSALNLFVAYHVFMESPMYVSRLAIKLFTHTMYRVTHKNLDFVPKDGGALIVCNHVSYMDALVMISANKRHLTFVMEEEYAHLRLLKRLLKNGGVIPIDGTNARSIRSAFVQVEKALNRGEVVCIFPEGRLTSDGSMRPFMRGIDLILRRSPVPVVPMALKGLWGSFFSRANERGRACSRRPTRFWTKLEVEAGQPVPSKEATSDVMFEKVAQLRGDWL, encoded by the coding sequence ATGTCTAACCAGAGTTCTTCTTCGTTACTGAAGAAAAGGCGTTTTTTACCTTACTTTATTACCCAGTTTTTTGGCGCCTTCAACGATAATATTTTTAAGAACGTTTTACTGTTGTTTGTTGCCTTTGCTAGTGCGCAAGCACTGCCGGTTTCTAGTAATTTATTCATCAATCTTGCTGCTGGTCTATTTATCCTGCCCTTTTTCTTATTTTCAGCAACGGCGGGTGTCTTGGCAGACAAATATGAAAAGTCTTGGTTCATCCGTAAAGTAAAGTTGGCTGAAATTGGCATCATGCTTTTAGGTGCGATCGGCTTTATTACTCAAAGCTATCTTATTTTACTGCTATTACTGTTCTTAATGGGCACTCAGTCCGCCTTCTTTGGCCCCGTAAAATACGCATTGCTACCGCAACATTTGAAAAAAGAAGAATTGGTATCAGGTAATGCGTTGGTTGAAACCGGCACATTTTTAGCTATTTTACTTGGAACTCTGGGCGCTGGAATCATCGCTTCATCAGACAACGCAACTTATGTAGCAGCGGCTTGTGTCATCTTGTTTGCGGTATGTGGTTACATTGCCTGTCGCTTTATTCCGAAAGCCGATGCCACCGCACCAGATACGAAATTTAAATGGCGTCCGGTTTCTCAAACCAAGCACACCATCGCCATAGCCAAGCAAGATAAGGTAATCCACCAGGCCATTTTATCCATTAGCTGGTTCTGGTTTCTTGGTGCCAGCTATTTAACTCAATTCCCTAACTTCGCCAAATTGCACCTTAACGGCAGCGAAAGCGCGGTTTCTTTCTTACTCGCTCTGTTTTCAATTGGCATCGCTATTGGATCTTTCATCTGTGACAAACTCTCTAAAAATAAAGTGCAACTGGGTATTGTCCCTATTGGCAGCTTCGGAATCAGTGTCTTTGGAATGCTGTTAGCCGTCACCGTCCCTAGCACCATTCCAGAACTTAGCGGATTTATTGACTTTATTAGTTACCCTGAACTGTGGCCGGTATTTGGAAGCTTGTTAATGATCGGCGTATCCGGTGGTATATTCATCGTGCCGTTGTACACCGTAATGCAGACCAAAGCAAAAGAGACAGAACGGGCTCAAGTGATTGCGGCCAATAACATCTATAACGCCATTTTCATGGTCGGCAGTGCTATTCTCGGCATTGTTTGTTTATCCGTCATTGAATTGTCTATTCTGCAGCTATTCTTAATTCTATCTGCGCTCAACCTGTTTGTGGCTTACCATGTTTTCATGGAATCACCTATGTATGTATCTAGGTTAGCCATCAAGTTATTTACTCACACCATGTACCGTGTGACGCATAAAAATTTAGATTTTGTACCTAAAGATGGCGGTGCACTTATCGTGTGCAACCACGTTAGCTATATGGATGCTTTGGTCATGATCAGCGCGAATAAGCGTCACCTGACTTTTGTGATGGAAGAAGAATACGCTCATCTACGACTACTTAAGCGTTTGCTCAAAAATGGTGGCGTGATTCCGATTGATGGTACTAACGCTCGCTCAATTCGCAGTGCGTTTGTTCAAGTAGAAAAAGCGCTAAACCGAGGCGAAGTGGTCTGTATTTTCCCTGAAGGACGTTTAACCTCCGATGGCAGCATGAGACCATTCATGCGGGGAATAGACCTTATTTTACGTCGTTCTCCTGTCCCTGTCGTTCCAATGGCTTTGAAAGGTCTCTGGGGAAGTTTCTTTAGCCGCGCGAATGAACGAGGCCGGGCGTGCAGCCGCCGACCTACTCGATTCTGGACCAAGCTGGAAGTCGAAGCGGGCCAACCCGTTCCATCAAAAGAGGCAACCAGTGACGTGATGTTTGAGAAAGTCGCGCAATTACGAGGAGATTGGCTATAG
- the rbsK gene encoding ribokinase, with translation MNKLVVLGSVNADYVLQVPSFPRPGETLHGRNYQVIPGGKGANQAVAAARLNADVGFIACVGDDAFGINIRESFRADGINTQGVKLQPNCPTGIAMIQVSDSGENSICISAEANDRLTAQSLEPHLDQIREAEYLLMQLETPIDGIEQAAKVAKESRTTVILNPAPARPLSDELLNRVDVITPNETEAEVLTGITVTDDISAQEAANALHLKGIEIVMITLGSKGVWLSQNGRGESIQGFKVDVTDTTAAGDTFNGALVTGLLEDMPLESAIKFAHAAAAISVTRYGAQTSIPKRQEVEDFLVDHH, from the coding sequence ATGAATAAGTTGGTGGTTTTAGGCAGCGTAAATGCTGACTACGTTCTTCAGGTGCCTTCTTTTCCTCGCCCAGGGGAAACGCTTCATGGCCGCAACTATCAAGTTATTCCCGGAGGAAAAGGTGCCAATCAAGCGGTGGCTGCTGCTAGATTAAATGCCGATGTTGGCTTCATTGCGTGTGTGGGTGACGATGCGTTTGGCATTAATATTCGCGAAAGTTTCCGTGCCGATGGGATTAATACCCAAGGAGTTAAGCTACAACCAAACTGCCCAACGGGCATCGCCATGATTCAAGTCTCTGATAGTGGTGAAAATAGCATCTGTATCTCGGCCGAAGCGAACGACCGTTTAACCGCGCAATCATTAGAGCCGCATCTAGACCAAATACGTGAAGCTGAGTATCTTTTGATGCAACTAGAAACGCCGATTGACGGTATTGAACAAGCGGCTAAAGTAGCAAAAGAGAGCCGTACAACGGTTATTCTGAACCCAGCGCCTGCTCGCCCGCTTTCTGATGAACTGCTTAACCGAGTTGATGTGATTACCCCCAATGAAACAGAAGCTGAAGTGCTGACAGGCATTACAGTAACGGATGATATATCTGCCCAAGAGGCGGCAAATGCTTTGCACCTAAAAGGGATTGAAATTGTCATGATAACGCTCGGCTCAAAGGGTGTGTGGTTAAGTCAAAACGGCCGAGGTGAGTCAATCCAAGGCTTTAAAGTGGATGTTACCGATACCACTGCCGCAGGGGACACATTTAACGGCGCACTTGTTACTGGCTTATTAGAAGATATGCCTTTAGAATCAGCCATTAAATTTGCTCATGCAGCCGCAGCAATTTCTGTGACTCGTTATGGCGCTCAAACCTCTATTCCCAAACGACAAGAGGTTGAAGACTTTTTAGTTGACCATCATTAA
- a CDS encoding Tim44 domain-containing protein — protein MKRLFTIVALLMISVTAAPIAEAKKFGGGKSFGKSFKTAPAPKQNATNTSTINQNKATNSKKGLMGGLMGGLLAGGLLAAFFGGAFEGIQFMDILIMGLIAFVAFKFLKGMLGAKQGTMRQGQQPAYSGGSQDMFKSKSEPESNVHNFEQSQPTSGGFGSATGSDVPHNFPPGFDQAAFINGSREHYRTIQGAWNHNQLETIEEYVSPSLFADLKLEREKLDGDQHTNVMYVDAEIVRAEYDASMAQLSLQFSGRYRDDAESVEEDITDVWHLERDLAAPNAPWLIVGIQA, from the coding sequence ATGAAACGTCTCTTTACGATTGTTGCCCTACTGATGATATCAGTGACGGCGGCACCAATAGCGGAAGCCAAAAAATTTGGTGGTGGTAAGTCGTTTGGTAAAAGCTTTAAAACAGCGCCTGCACCAAAGCAAAATGCGACCAATACGAGCACTATTAACCAAAACAAAGCAACCAACAGCAAGAAAGGCTTGATGGGTGGTTTGATGGGCGGACTCCTAGCTGGTGGCTTACTTGCTGCTTTCTTCGGTGGTGCGTTTGAAGGCATCCAGTTCATGGATATCTTGATCATGGGCTTAATTGCATTTGTTGCGTTTAAGTTCCTAAAAGGAATGCTTGGTGCTAAACAAGGCACGATGCGACAAGGCCAGCAGCCTGCGTATTCTGGCGGTTCACAAGATATGTTCAAGTCAAAGTCTGAACCTGAGTCTAATGTGCATAACTTTGAACAATCTCAGCCAACTTCGGGCGGTTTTGGTTCAGCTACTGGCAGCGATGTTCCGCATAACTTCCCTCCTGGTTTTGATCAGGCGGCATTCATTAATGGTTCTCGCGAGCACTACCGCACAATTCAAGGCGCGTGGAATCACAATCAGCTAGAAACCATTGAAGAATACGTTTCACCAAGCCTGTTCGCAGACTTGAAGTTGGAGCGCGAGAAACTGGATGGCGATCAACACACCAACGTGATGTACGTTGATGCAGAAATTGTGCGTGCGGAATACGATGCCTCAATGGCTCAACTGAGTCTTCAGTTTAGTGGCCGCTACCGTGATGATGCTGAAAGTGTCGAAGAAGACATTACCGACGTATGGCATTTGGAGCGCGACCTAGCAGCACCTAATGCGCCATGGTTGATTGTTGGTATTCAGGCTTAA
- the rbsA gene encoding ribose ABC transporter ATP-binding protein RbsA, which produces MTQAILELNEIEKAFPGVKALDKASLNVYSGRVMALMGENGAGKSTLMKVLTGIYSKDAGSITYQGAPCSFQGPRDSQHAGISIIHQELNLIPELTIAENIFLGREMTGAMGRILWSDMYQAADKLLARLNVKHSSKTLLGELSLGEQQMVEIAKALSFESKVIIMDEPTDALTDTETESLFDVINELREQGCGVVYISHRLKEIFEICDDITVLRDGRFIGECAVVDTDEDTLIEMMVGRKLDEQYPRVDAEHGTTCLEVRNLTGSGVENVSFKLDHGEILGVSGLMGAGRTELMKVIYGALSRESGEVILQGQSIDPRSPQEGLASGIAYISEDRKGDGLVLGLSVKENMSLCALEQLTHRGRIQHAAEVMAVEDFITLFNIKTPSRDQIIGNLSGGNQQKVAIAKGLMTRPKLLILDEPTRGVDVGAKKEIYQLINKFKAEGMSIILVSSEMPEVLGMSDRIIVMHEGHISGEFDAQDANQEKLMACAVGKTLNEEAA; this is translated from the coding sequence ATGACTCAAGCCATTTTAGAACTGAATGAGATTGAAAAAGCGTTTCCCGGTGTGAAGGCGCTGGATAAAGCGAGCCTTAACGTTTACTCAGGTCGAGTGATGGCTTTGATGGGTGAGAATGGTGCGGGTAAATCTACTTTGATGAAAGTGCTGACTGGTATTTACAGTAAAGACGCTGGTTCAATTACGTACCAAGGTGCGCCGTGCTCCTTTCAAGGGCCAAGAGATTCGCAGCATGCTGGTATTAGCATCATTCACCAAGAGCTGAACTTAATCCCTGAATTAACGATCGCAGAGAACATTTTTTTGGGTAGAGAGATGACAGGTGCAATGGGGCGCATTCTTTGGAGTGATATGTACCAAGCGGCCGACAAATTGCTGGCTCGATTGAATGTGAAACACAGTTCGAAAACTCTGCTCGGGGAGTTAAGTCTTGGCGAGCAGCAGATGGTTGAAATTGCCAAAGCGCTGTCGTTTGAATCCAAAGTCATCATTATGGATGAGCCAACCGATGCGTTAACGGACACCGAAACCGAGTCACTGTTTGACGTGATTAACGAATTGAGAGAGCAAGGCTGTGGCGTTGTGTATATTTCTCATCGCTTAAAAGAAATATTTGAAATTTGTGATGATATTACCGTATTGCGTGATGGGCGCTTTATTGGTGAATGTGCGGTAGTCGACACCGATGAAGACACATTGATAGAAATGATGGTAGGTCGAAAGCTGGATGAACAGTATCCACGTGTCGACGCCGAGCACGGTACAACCTGCTTAGAAGTTCGAAATCTGACAGGCTCGGGCGTTGAAAATGTGAGCTTTAAGTTAGATCACGGAGAGATACTCGGTGTGTCTGGGTTAATGGGGGCAGGCCGAACAGAACTAATGAAAGTGATTTATGGTGCACTGAGTCGTGAATCAGGTGAAGTGATTTTACAAGGACAAAGTATTGACCCTCGCTCTCCACAAGAAGGGTTGGCCAGTGGCATTGCGTATATTTCAGAAGACCGAAAGGGCGACGGCTTAGTATTGGGGTTGTCAGTCAAAGAAAACATGTCTTTGTGTGCATTAGAGCAGTTAACTCACCGAGGACGAATTCAACACGCTGCAGAAGTTATGGCAGTGGAAGATTTCATAACACTTTTCAATATTAAAACGCCGAGTCGTGATCAGATCATTGGTAATTTATCTGGAGGTAATCAACAGAAAGTCGCGATTGCTAAAGGACTCATGACTCGCCCTAAATTATTGATATTGGATGAGCCGACTCGTGGCGTTGATGTCGGGGCGAAGAAAGAAATCTATCAATTGATTAATAAATTCAAAGCAGAAGGAATGAGCATCATTCTTGTTTCTTCTGAAATGCCTGAAGTTCTGGGCATGAGCGACCGCATTATCGTGATGCACGAAGGTCACATCAGTGGCGAGTTCGACGCGCAAGATGCAAACCAAGAAAAACTAATGGCGTGTGCCGTGGGCAAAACGTTGAATGAGGAAGCAGCATGA
- the rbsC gene encoding ribose ABC transporter permease, with translation MSTNTTSNQTMKSQTEPKKKSLISKEWLIEQKSLIALIFLIVVVSFLNPNFFTVDNILNILRQTSVNAIIAVGMTLVILTAGIDLSVGSVLALCGAFAASLIAMEVPVLIAVPTALLAGAALGAISGIIIAKGKVQAFIATLVTMTLLRGVTMVYTEGRPISTGFTDTGDAFAWFGTGYALGIPVPVWLMVIVFASVWYLLNHTRFGRYIYALGGNESATRLSGINVDRVKIGVYAICGLLAALAGLIVTSRLSSAQPTAGMGYELDAIAAVVLGGTSLAGGRGRIMGTLIGALIIGFLNNALNLLDVSSYYQMIAKAVVILLAVLIDNKNK, from the coding sequence ATGAGTACTAACACCACGAGTAACCAAACCATGAAGAGTCAAACCGAACCAAAGAAAAAGTCTCTAATTAGTAAAGAGTGGCTGATCGAGCAAAAATCATTGATAGCGTTAATATTTTTGATTGTTGTCGTGTCATTTTTGAACCCTAACTTTTTTACCGTCGACAACATACTTAATATTCTACGCCAGACCTCAGTTAACGCGATCATCGCCGTCGGCATGACCTTAGTTATCTTAACGGCGGGCATTGATTTGAGTGTAGGTTCGGTACTGGCACTTTGCGGAGCATTCGCGGCGAGCTTAATTGCCATGGAAGTTCCGGTGTTAATTGCTGTGCCTACGGCGTTACTTGCTGGTGCTGCCTTAGGGGCGATCAGCGGGATAATCATCGCAAAAGGTAAGGTACAAGCGTTTATCGCTACCTTGGTCACCATGACGTTATTGCGCGGTGTCACTATGGTTTACACCGAAGGTCGTCCAATATCGACCGGTTTTACCGATACCGGTGATGCATTTGCGTGGTTTGGTACAGGTTATGCGTTAGGAATTCCGGTACCGGTATGGCTAATGGTTATTGTGTTTGCTTCAGTTTGGTACCTGTTAAACCATACTCGCTTTGGCCGTTACATCTACGCACTCGGTGGTAATGAATCAGCAACTCGCTTATCTGGAATCAACGTAGACCGTGTGAAGATCGGTGTTTACGCGATATGTGGTCTACTTGCGGCACTTGCCGGTCTCATCGTCACTTCCCGACTTTCTTCAGCTCAACCAACAGCTGGTATGGGCTATGAACTCGATGCCATTGCTGCCGTGGTACTAGGTGGTACAAGCCTAGCGGGTGGACGTGGGCGAATTATGGGAACTCTGATTGGTGCACTGATCATTGGCTTCCTGAATAACGCATTGAATTTACTTGATGTTTCCTCGTACTACCAGATGATTGCGAAAGCAGTGGTTATCTTGCTGGCAGTGCTTATTGATAATAAAAATAAATAG
- a CDS encoding TetR/AcrR family transcriptional regulator codes for MARRNDHTREELVAITLNQVKLFLNEHPHHELSLRKIATKIGYVPSTLVNVFGSYNLLLLQAVAQTLDELAELAELAVSDSQGATDALHKLAYCYHDFAVEHPHRWQLIFQHTMNGEELPEWQSTRIDKMTGMLEGLVAMHTNSHSHEQVLEASRVLWAGVHGITLLSVDDKFFSSTPMDGRLLIDSLLSNYLSSWQA; via the coding sequence ATGGCTAGACGTAACGATCACACAAGAGAAGAGTTGGTTGCAATTACACTCAATCAAGTAAAGCTGTTTTTAAACGAGCACCCTCATCACGAGCTTAGCCTACGAAAAATCGCCACTAAAATTGGGTATGTGCCGAGCACTCTGGTTAATGTGTTTGGTAGCTATAATCTGCTGTTACTTCAAGCGGTAGCACAAACCTTAGATGAACTTGCAGAGCTTGCCGAACTCGCGGTATCCGATTCTCAAGGCGCTACAGACGCATTGCATAAGTTAGCTTATTGCTACCACGACTTTGCTGTAGAACACCCGCATCGCTGGCAGCTTATTTTTCAGCACACGATGAATGGCGAAGAACTTCCTGAATGGCAATCAACGCGTATTGATAAAATGACGGGCATGCTAGAGGGTTTGGTCGCTATGCACACTAACAGCCACTCCCACGAGCAAGTATTAGAAGCCAGTCGTGTATTATGGGCCGGTGTACACGGCATTACGTTACTCAGCGTTGACGATAAATTTTTCTCTTCAACACCGATGGACGGACGACTGCTCATTGATAGCCTACTGTCTAACTATCTCTCTTCTTGGCAAGCGTAA
- a CDS encoding substrate-binding domain-containing protein: MATMKDIARLAGVSTSTVSHVINKSRYVSEEISERVNNAAKELNYAPSALARSLKLNRTNTIGMLVTTSTNPFFGEVVKGVERRCYQQNYNLILCNTEGDNERMKASIDTLLQKRVDGLILMCSTLEGERIDVFDRYADLPVVVMDWGPIHFASDKIQDNSLLGGYLAAKHLIEAGHTEIGCITGPLNRHQALMRYEGYKRAMNENKLEINADWILEADFECEGGYQAFKTLLTLRNSNKELPTALFVSNDMMAMGAINAAVESGVSIPDDISLIGYDDIHIAKFMTPSLTTIHQPKYRLGRAAVDTLLNKLEKKTDQPQVVQLEPTLVERSSVKSLV; the protein is encoded by the coding sequence ATGGCTACGATGAAAGATATTGCAAGACTTGCAGGTGTTTCAACTTCTACCGTTAGCCATGTGATCAACAAATCTCGTTATGTCAGTGAAGAGATTTCAGAGCGCGTTAATAATGCAGCGAAAGAGCTAAACTACGCGCCATCAGCCCTCGCTCGTAGCTTAAAACTCAACAGAACCAATACCATTGGTATGCTAGTGACAACATCAACGAATCCCTTTTTTGGTGAAGTGGTCAAAGGCGTAGAACGACGCTGCTACCAGCAAAACTACAACCTTATTCTCTGTAATACCGAAGGCGATAATGAACGCATGAAAGCGTCAATAGACACGCTGTTACAGAAGCGAGTTGATGGCTTAATCTTGATGTGCTCAACGTTAGAAGGGGAGCGAATTGACGTCTTCGATCGATACGCTGATCTACCTGTAGTTGTTATGGATTGGGGCCCGATTCACTTTGCGAGTGATAAAATTCAAGACAATTCTTTGTTGGGAGGATACCTTGCGGCAAAGCACTTAATTGAAGCTGGCCATACTGAAATTGGTTGCATTACAGGGCCATTGAATCGGCATCAAGCCCTTATGCGCTATGAAGGTTACAAACGCGCGATGAATGAAAATAAGCTAGAGATTAACGCAGACTGGATCTTGGAAGCTGACTTTGAATGCGAAGGGGGATACCAAGCATTCAAAACCTTACTTACATTGCGCAACAGTAATAAAGAATTACCAACCGCACTCTTTGTCTCTAATGACATGATGGCCATGGGGGCGATCAATGCGGCTGTTGAGAGCGGTGTGAGTATTCCAGATGATATATCGCTAATTGGTTACGATGATATTCACATCGCTAAATTTATGACGCCGTCACTGACGACCATTCACCAGCCTAAATATCGACTTGGGCGAGCGGCGGTCGACACGTTATTAAATAAGTTAGAGAAGAAAACCGATCAGCCGCAAGTCGTGCAGTTGGAGCCTACCTTGGTAGAGCGAAGCAGCGTGAAGTCGTTGGTCTAA
- the rbsD gene encoding D-ribose pyranase — MKKSTLINADLTYLAATLGHTDEITICDAGLPIPDQVKRIDLALTEGVPRFIDTVKVMLSELQIEGVIIAEEFATVSPEHHRELVEELKLEEQRCGKSIAINYVSHDVFKTQTANSRAIVRTGEFTPYANVIFQAGVVF, encoded by the coding sequence ATGAAAAAAAGTACCCTAATAAATGCCGATTTGACCTATTTAGCTGCCACGCTAGGCCATACTGACGAGATCACTATTTGTGACGCAGGCCTGCCTATTCCAGACCAAGTGAAACGTATCGACTTGGCTCTGACTGAAGGCGTGCCTAGATTTATTGATACCGTGAAAGTGATGTTGAGTGAACTTCAAATTGAAGGTGTCATCATCGCTGAAGAGTTTGCCACCGTTAGTCCTGAGCACCACCGCGAATTAGTCGAAGAATTGAAGTTAGAAGAACAGCGTTGTGGTAAATCCATCGCAATCAATTACGTTTCTCATGATGTGTTTAAAACGCAGACGGCCAACAGCCGAGCGATTGTCAGAACCGGTGAGTTTACGCCATACGCTAACGTGATTTTTCAAGCGGGTGTGGTGTTTTAG